The window GGCCGCCCGCCACGCCCGTCCCTGTCCAGCCAGACCCCCTTCAGTCCGGCCGCCACCGCCCCACCGGCGTCGATGTCCGGGTGGTCGCCGACGTACACGACGTCCTGCGGCGCCAGCCCGAGCGTGTCGCAGGCGGCGTGGAACGCCCCGGCCTCGGGCTTGGAGATGCCGAGCTCCACCGCGCACACCACGGCCTCGAAGCGGTCCCGCACGCCGAGAGTGCGCAGCTTGCGGTCCTGGTTGTGGATGCTGGAGTTCGACAGGACGCCATGCCGGTAGCGGTCGGCCAGCAGGTCCAGAGCCGGCACCGCGTCCGGGAAGAGCGCCCAGGCGGCCTCGTAGTGGACGACGTGCCGGCCGAACCAGGCGTCGGCCTCCGCGTCCGTCAGCGAGCGCCCGAGGAACGCACGGACCCGGTCCCGGCGCTGTCCCTGGAAGTCGGTCTCCCCGGCGGCGAAACGCACCCACTGCACGTCGGTGATGGCCCGCCATGCGTCGAGTGCCTGCTCGACGGACGCGTATCCGGCAGGCAGGCCCTCGCTCGCCAGGTGTTTGCGCATACCGACACGGTCGGCGCCCGTGTAGTCGAAGATCGTGTCGTCGATGTCCCAGATCACGGCTCGGATCGGCATGAGGCCACGCTACCGCTCAACCGGGGCTCGGCCACGCGGAAGGGGGCGACCACCGGATGAACCGGTGACCGCCCCCTTCCGGCGTACAGGAGACGCTTACGCGGCCAGCTTGGCCAGTGCCGCGTCGATCCGGGCGACCGTCTTCTCGCGCCCCAGGATCTCGAGGGACTCGAAGAGCGGCAGACCGATCGTGCGGCCGGTGACGGCGACGCGGACCGGGGCCTGGGCCTTGCCGAGCTTCAGGCCGTGCTCCTCACCGGCGGCGAGGATCGCGTTCTTGAGCGCCTCGGCGTTCCACTCGGACTCGATCAGCTTGGCCCGGGCGGTGACGAGCAGGGCGTCGGAGCCCTCCTTCATCGCCTTGGCCCAGGACGCCTCGTCCTCGACCGGCTCGTCGAGGAAGAGGAAGTCGACGTTGGCCGTGATGTCCGAGAGGACGGTGACACGGGTCTGGGCGTAGGGGGCGATGGCCTCGAACCGGGCGGCGTCGAAGGCCTCCGGGGCCCACGGCGCGAACGGGGCCTTCAGCCAGGGACCGCACGACTCGGTGAAGGTCTTCACGTCGAGCATGCGGATGTGCTCGGCGTTGATGTGCTCGCACTTCTTCAGGTCGAAGCGTGCCGGGTTGGCGTTGACGTCCTTGATGTCGAACGCCGCCACCATCTCCTCGACGGAGAAGATGTCGCGGTCCTCGGCGATCGACCAGCCCAGCAGGGAAAGGTAGTTGAGCAGTCCCTGAGGGAGGAAGCCGCGCTCGCGGTAAAGGTTGAGCGAGGCCTGCGGGTCACGCTTGGAGAGCTTCTTGTTGCCCTCGCCCATGACGTACGGCAGGTGCCCGAAGACAGGGGTCTCCTTGGCGATGCCCAGCTCGATCAGCGCCTTGTAGAGGGCGATCTGGCGCGGGGTGGAGGAGAGCAGGTCCTCGCCGCGCAGGACGTGGGTGATCTCCATCAGCGCGTCGTCGACCGGGTTGACCAGCGTGTAGAGCGGGGCGCCGTTGGCCCGGACGATGCCGTAGTCCGGCACGTTCTCCGGCTGGAAGGTCAACTCGCCGCGGACCAGGTCCGTGAAGGTGAGCGCCTCGTCGGGCATCCGGAAGCGGACGATGGACGTCCGGCCCTCGGCCTCGTACGCGGCGGTCTGCTCGGCGGTCAGGTCGCGGCAGTGGCCGTCGTAGCCGGACGGCTTGCCGGCGGCGCGGGCGGCCTCGCGGCGGGTGTCGAGCTCCTCGGTGGTGCAGTAGCAGTGGTACGCGTACCCGCCGGCGAGAAGCTTCTCGGCGACGTCCTTGTAGATGTCCATGCGCTGCGACTGCCGGTACGGGGCGTGCGGGCCGCCGACCTCGGGGCCCTCGTCCCAGTCGAATCCGAGCCAGCGCATCGAGTCGAGCAGCTGGTCGTACGACTCCTCGGAGTCGCGGGCCGCGTCGGTGTCCTCGATCCGGAAGACCAGGGTGCCGCCATGGTGCCGGGCGAAGGCCCAGTTGAAGAGGGCGGTGCGGACCAGGCCCACGTGGGGGTTGCCGGTCGGGGAGGGACAGAACCGTACGCGGGGGGGTACCCCCTGCTCGAGCGAGGTCGAGAGCTTGGGGGAGTTCGTGTTAGCCACGCTTGATCACCTTGTTGGTGAGAGTGCCGATGCCTTCGATGGAGACGGCGACCTCGTCGCCGACATGCAGGGGTCCGACCCCTGCCGGAGTGCCGGTGAGGATCACATCGCCCGGGAGCAGCGTCATCGCCTCCGTGATGTGGACGACCAGGTCCTCGATGGAGCGGATCATTTCGCTCGTACGGCCCAGTTGACGTTGCTCACCGTTGACCGTGGCCTGAATGGCGAGGTCGCTGGGGTCGAGGTCGGTCTCCACCCAGGGGCCCAGCGGGCAGGACGTGTCGAAGCCCTTGGCCCGGGCCCACTGCTTCTCGCGCTTCTGGGCATCGCGGGCGGTGACGTCGTTGGCGCAGGTGTAGCCGAAGATGACGTCCTTGACGCGCTCACGCGGCACTTCACGGCACATCCGGCCGATGACCACGGCCAGCTCGGCCTCGTAGTGCACTTCGTTGGAGAAGGAGGGGTACTCGATGGCGTCCCCGGAGCCGATCACCGACGTGGTGGGCTTGAAGAAGGCGACCGGTACGTCCGGGACCTCGTTGCCGAGTTCTGCGGCGTGCTCCGCGTAGTTGCGGCCGATGGCCACGACCTTGTTGGGGAGCACGGGCGGCAGCAGCCGGACCTTGCTCAGCGGGACCTTGGTGCCGGAGAGCTCGAAGTCGGCGTACGGGATGCCCTTGATGATGTCGAGGACGAGGTCACCGGAGTCGACGGTGCCGTCGCCCTCGACCGCGCCGAAGGCGACATTGCCGTCGATGGAGAACCTGGCGATGCGCACGGGATGCTGTCGCCCCTCACTTGCTGGCTGGCTGAAGACTGACGCCCCAGGCTAACGCGGGTGAGGGGGACAATCGCGCGCATTACTCGGCGGTGGCGGCCATGGCCGGGGCTTCCATCAGGATGGTGCGACGCGGGTTGGCCGTCTGCGTCGGCAGGTCGACGGCGTGCTCCGGCTGTTCCGGCGTCTGCAGCACTTCGGCGTCCTTGAGGTGCGCCAGCGTGGTGCGCCGGGGGTTGGCAATGTTGCGGAACATCATCGTCGTCTTCATCTGCCGTCAAGACCCTGTCGGTACGGGCGCCGCCGGGAGGGGCGCCGGTTGTCGGATTTGCCATCCCTGTAAAGCGTCAGGCTAAACATCCAATTCCCTCCGGATCCCCGGAAGGGACGACGATCATCATGTGAGTTTGCTCACGAAGCAGTCGACAATTACCTCATTCCGGACGCCCGATCTTGATCGAAGAAACGGACATTGCATCACTGAATGAACCATTCCGCTGCTGATCATGTCGACTGGGACACCCCCGACCTCCACCACATGCGCGCGTGATGAACCGGTTTGCCCCTAAACACTCTCTACGACTTGTTACCCAGCCATCACAACGTGTCACTCCGGTCACAGCGTGACGCGGGGCCCTTGTTGGAGATCCGGCACTGTGCTGGAATTCCACGCACCGCCGCGGGTTTCAGGCCGGCGCGCAGGGGCGCAACGCAGCGCCGAGTGGCGGCGGGAAGGGGAAGAGCGCCGGTCACTCACGACCACCATGGGGCGGGAAAAGACGCCCCACGACGCCGACACCGTCCCGCCCGTCTACGCGGGGGGACGCCTGGTCCAGAGGTTGCGACGCTAGTGCAGGGACGTTTCAAGAGGGATGGCAGCGCTGCGGCGGAACAGGAGCCGCACGGCGGGACCGACCGCGGTTCCTCGCCCCAGCACGCCCAGAACCCCGGACCGGCCGCGGCCGGCGACAGCAGCGAGCGCGCCCCGCGCTCGGCCGGCCCGGCGAGCACCAGCGCCGGTCCGATCACCCCGCTCGTGCCCCGGGGCGCCGTCAACACGGGCTCGCGAATAGCTCTGCGGAACTGGCGCATCAGTACGCGCCTGGTCTCGCTGCTCGCCCTTCCTGTAGTCGCCGCGACCACCCTGGGTGGTCTGCGCATCAACGACTCCATGAACGACATCCAGCAGCTGGACCACATGCAGCTGCTCACCCAGATGACCAAGCAGGCGACCACGCTCGCCCAGGCGCTCCAGGAGGAGCGCGACCGGTCGGCCGGTCCGCTGGCCAACGGGGTCAAGGCCGACGACCCCAAGGTCGCCGAGCCGCGCAAGAGGACCGACCGGGCGAAGTCCGCGTTCTTCGAGGCGACGAACGAGATCGGCAACACCGACGACGACGAGGCTCTTGAGGGCATCCACTCGAGCGTCGCGCAGATCGCCGGCCAGCTCGGACAGATCCGCGACATACGCAAGGACGCGTACGCGAAGGGCAGCCCGAGCCTCCAGACCGTCGACGCGTACAGCCAGCTGATCACCTCGCTGCTGAGCCTCTCGCAGGACATGGCGCAGGCGACCAGCAACCCCGAGATGATCAAGCGGACCCGTGCCCTGGCGGCGTTCTCCTCCGCCAAGGAGTACGCGTCGGTCCAGCGGGCGATCATCGCCGCTGCGCTGCCGGGCGGCGGTGTCCGAAAGGGATCGCATCTCGACCAGAACGACCGGCAGTTCGGCCGCGCCGCTCTCCACAAGGAGACGCTGGCGCTGAAGTCGTTCGACGTGACCTACACGGCCTCGGGACAGAACGCCGAGGAACTGACGGCGACGCTGGAGAACGGCAACAACCCGGAGATCAAGGCCGCCGACACCTACGCGCAGAAGGTGCTCGACAGCCCCACCGGCATGGCGGGCACGGCGGAGCGTTCGTACCTGGACTGGTACGACCAGAGCACCACCAAGATCCAGGCGATGAAGACCATCGAGGAGACTCTCCTCGGCCAGATGGAGGGCAAGGCCCGCGAGCTTCGCAACCAGTCGCAGCGCGAGGCCATCATCAGCGGTGCGCTCATCCTGCTGGTGCTCGGTGTCTCGCTGATCGGCGCCTTCGTCGTCGCCCGGTCCATGATCCGCTCGCTGCGGCGGCTGCAGGACACCGCCACCCGGGTCGCCCAGGACCGTCTGCCGGAGCTCGTCAAGCAGCTCTCCGAGGCCGACCCGCAGGACGTCGACACCTCGGTCGAGTCGGTCGGTCTGCACTCCCGTGACGAGATCGGCAAGGTGGCCGCGGCCTTCGACGACGTGCACCGCGAGGCCGTCCGCCTCGCCGCCGAGCAGGCGCTACTGCGAGGCAACGTCAACGCGATGTTCACCAACCTCTCGCGGCGTTCGCAGGGTCTCATCCAGCGTCAGCTCTCGCTCATCTCCGAACTGGAGTCCCGCGAGGCCGACCCGGACCAGCTGTCGTCCCTCTTCAAGCTCGACCACCTCGCGACCCGTATGCGCCGTAACGGCGAAAACCTCCTCGTCCTCGCGGGCGAGGAGCCGGGCCGCCGGTGGACCCGCCCCGTCCCGCTGGTCGACGTTCTCCGTGCCGCCGCCTCCGAGGTGGAGCAGTACGAGCGCATCGAACTGGCCGCGGTGCCCGCCACCGAGGTCGCCGGCCGTGTGGTCAACGACCTCGTGCACCTGCTCGCCGAGC is drawn from Streptomyces sp. NBC_01717 and contains these coding sequences:
- a CDS encoding HAD family hydrolase, which produces MPIRAVIWDIDDTIFDYTGADRVGMRKHLASEGLPAGYASVEQALDAWRAITDVQWVRFAAGETDFQGQRRDRVRAFLGRSLTDAEADAWFGRHVVHYEAAWALFPDAVPALDLLADRYRHGVLSNSSIHNQDRKLRTLGVRDRFEAVVCAVELGISKPEAGAFHAACDTLGLAPQDVVYVGDHPDIDAGGAVAAGLKGVWLDRDGRGGRPELVRITGLDQLPGLLAGNTRFGAPDTFR
- the gltX gene encoding glutamate--tRNA ligase, producing MANTNSPKLSTSLEQGVPPRVRFCPSPTGNPHVGLVRTALFNWAFARHHGGTLVFRIEDTDAARDSEESYDQLLDSMRWLGFDWDEGPEVGGPHAPYRQSQRMDIYKDVAEKLLAGGYAYHCYCTTEELDTRREAARAAGKPSGYDGHCRDLTAEQTAAYEAEGRTSIVRFRMPDEALTFTDLVRGELTFQPENVPDYGIVRANGAPLYTLVNPVDDALMEITHVLRGEDLLSSTPRQIALYKALIELGIAKETPVFGHLPYVMGEGNKKLSKRDPQASLNLYRERGFLPQGLLNYLSLLGWSIAEDRDIFSVEEMVAAFDIKDVNANPARFDLKKCEHINAEHIRMLDVKTFTESCGPWLKAPFAPWAPEAFDAARFEAIAPYAQTRVTVLSDITANVDFLFLDEPVEDEASWAKAMKEGSDALLVTARAKLIESEWNAEALKNAILAAGEEHGLKLGKAQAPVRVAVTGRTIGLPLFESLEILGREKTVARIDAALAKLAA
- a CDS encoding fumarylacetoacetate hydrolase family protein, yielding MRIARFSIDGNVAFGAVEGDGTVDSGDLVLDIIKGIPYADFELSGTKVPLSKVRLLPPVLPNKVVAIGRNYAEHAAELGNEVPDVPVAFFKPTTSVIGSGDAIEYPSFSNEVHYEAELAVVIGRMCREVPRERVKDVIFGYTCANDVTARDAQKREKQWARAKGFDTSCPLGPWVETDLDPSDLAIQATVNGEQRQLGRTSEMIRSIEDLVVHITEAMTLLPGDVILTGTPAGVGPLHVGDEVAVSIEGIGTLTNKVIKRG